The Deltaproteobacteria bacterium genome has a window encoding:
- a CDS encoding 1,4-dihydroxy-6-naphthoate synthase has translation MPRISELSLGFSGCPNDTAVFYALVSKRIELPGIRFLERIRDVEELNRSCLQGILDVSKVSFHAVGHLIPQYALLRSGAALGRGCGPLIVSRPGRSLDELHLGRVAVPGVYTTAQLLLNLFSKERCRETPMLFSDILLAVAEGTVDYGLIIHEGRFTYGGYGLVALQDLGNWWEKETGLPIPLGGIVIKRSHGAALAGSVEAAIRQSLAYYHSHPGEAGAFIREHAQEMDDEVTRRHIELYVTAETMALSEEGEEAVRVLLARARERRLIPDSRDPLFLT, from the coding sequence ATGCCCCGGATATCAGAACTTTCCCTCGGGTTTTCAGGATGTCCCAACGATACGGCGGTGTTCTACGCCCTTGTCAGCAAGAGGATCGAGCTGCCGGGGATCCGCTTCCTGGAGCGCATTCGCGATGTGGAAGAACTGAATCGAAGTTGCCTCCAAGGCATTCTGGATGTGAGTAAAGTATCCTTTCATGCCGTAGGCCATCTGATCCCCCAGTATGCCCTTTTGCGATCCGGCGCGGCTTTGGGAAGGGGCTGCGGTCCCCTCATCGTGTCACGGCCGGGCCGCAGTCTGGACGAACTGCATCTGGGGCGGGTGGCGGTCCCCGGGGTATACACGACGGCTCAGCTGCTCCTGAATCTGTTCTCCAAAGAACGCTGCCGAGAAACGCCCATGCTGTTCAGCGACATCCTACTCGCCGTTGCGGAAGGAACGGTCGACTACGGCTTGATCATACATGAGGGCCGGTTTACTTACGGGGGCTACGGGTTGGTCGCTCTCCAGGATTTGGGTAACTGGTGGGAAAAAGAAACCGGGCTTCCCATCCCCCTCGGCGGCATTGTAATAAAGAGATCCCACGGCGCCGCGCTGGCCGGATCCGTCGAAGCGGCCATCCGACAGAGTCTGGCCTATTACCATTCCCATCCCGGGGAGGCCGGTGCGTTCATCAGAGAACACGCACAAGAAATGGACGACGAGGTGACCCGCCGGCACATCGAATTGTATGTGACCGCGGAGACGATGGCGCTCAGCGAAGAGGGTGAGGAGG